TTGACATCACGTTGAATTGGTATGCTGAAAATGgcttgaaatttcaaatgtcAGATCACTATGATCTAAAGGATAATTCAATACTGCATATACTTCGGAGCAATATCGACATTTTGTTTACATATTCTAAAAGAAaccattttgaaatagaTATTAACAAGAGAAATTATAAGGGTTTCACaccattgatgatttatGTTAAGTATCATAGACTTTCTAATGTCAAACTAATTTTAGGCGACGACCGTCTCCTCTTTAACAGATATCAAAGAGAACTCTACACTACATGTTTTGATTATGCAACTGACTCGACAATTTCAAACGAGTTGGGGAAGCATGCATTACAAAACAATACTGTGTTTGGACGCATTTAtattcattctttgaaagtCCGCAGTTCCACCAATGCGACATTTTCCTTAACCTTCCCTCTGCCagacaaagaaaatgaaacagGGACAGTTAACATCAAAGTTAAGGCAATAATATCCCTACTTAAGGTTATCCGTAAAAAATCACAAATATCTCTACTACCATTGGATCGTATAATTAAAGTTTTGGTCAAATTGACTTCCAAGGAAAATAACAAAATCATCGTTCGAAAGATTGAGATGTTAAGAAATCAATCATTATTGAGAAGATTAACTGATTGTCTTGACACattgttattttttgaCATTGGGATTGATTATCTCTCACTGATTACAGATGAAACTAAGTTACTGGGTTGGGTTACAAATGAAAATACAAAATTAAAGCACAACGTTAATAAGACTCATGGggaaaagaaatcattgaaacCGGAAGAcatcaatattattcagagttttttgaaatttaatgTCAAAGAATTGTATAACGTTTTACTCAATGTGAAAACcttagaaaaattattaaattttattcatttgaagTCAATTGATGTCAAAGAATCCAGACTAGCGTTTGTTCACTTAGTCAAAAGTATTAAAAATGATCAAATTGCACAGGCAACGAATAGATCTTTAGAaccaattattgaaatgcAATCATTAGAAAATCAATACTATAATAATACATTAATTCGAGACGAACTTGACTTTTTGAAAGCGTGTACATTAATTTTGACTGGCAACATTGAAGATATCCTAAGAACGCAAATTCCTAACTGGTGGAAGTTGTATGGAGAACTGTTAGAACTGAATAAACACTACAATAAACTTTTCCCTCCTAACCACTACAATAATACACTAGCAACAGACAATCAACATAGTGCCGAAGTTTCTAACGATGTCAATAATGGTGGAGTATTTGGAGGTTTAATCGAGAACCAAAGAAACAAAGCTgtcaaaaaattgaaaacagACATTGATCAATTAAAGTACTCTTTGGAAATTCTTGGGAACGAAATATTCAGAAAACATGAGATGTTAGCCGAGGAgttgaataaatatatgGAATTTAAGGGTGTTTTTTTTAAGAAGGCCATTATTAGAAATTGGAGGAGAGGTGATTTAGAAGCAGtcaatgatgatttgattACATTCACCGAAAAAACATGTTCGATTCTTAGAGATTTGGGAATACCTCTGTAGatcatttaaaattaaaatttgatcCTATTAGCATATAATATAAACTGTTTAAAAAACCAATCAGCATAAGCATTACTATATCAAATTAAAGTTCGTTTCTCAGAATAATGACTATGAATTTGTATATAATCTCATAATATCTAGTAcacaataataattttggaataaagAATagcaattaaatttattttggaGCACCATTTGGACCAAATAGATTATTGGCCATATCCTTAACAGATGgattattcattaaatcGTCTAGATTAGCATCACCAGAGGCTAAATTTTGGGCCATTTCTCTAAGGTTTGGATTTTGCATCATTTCTTGCATCTTTTGCATAGAATTTGGATCGGACATCATTTGCTGGGCAGCTTGCATAACTTGAGGGTTATTCAAGAAGCTGGAAAGACCACCCATACCGCCTCCATTACCAAACAATGAAGACATATCTGGCATACCTGATCCAGCAAAGGGATTAGCAGGTTGTTGGCCAGCAGATCTTGAAGGTTCTGGAGTGGTTGTTGAtgatttttccaaattcaTGGAGGATTCGACTCTATTCTTGgccatttcaaaatctctTTTCATTGCTGGTGTAGCCTTGTCACCTTCCATATCCAAGACCTTCTTATAGTATTCTAAAGCTTCTTCGGGCTTATTTAAGGCGTATTTAGCAAATGCCAATCTAGAGTAACCCTTGGAATAAGCtggatcaatttcaatagCCTTTTCAGCATCCTTAATGGCATTATCATATTCCTTAACTGAAGAATAGGCGGCAGCTCTGTTTGCATAATAGATGACATTAGTTGGTAAAGTCTTAATAGCTTCGctgtatttttcaatggcCAGTCTATAATCCTTAGCAGCCATAGCTTTATTTCCTTCTAGCTTGAAAGATTCAGCAGTGGCTTTGATCTCAGCATCCTCTACTGGGATATTAACCTTAACAGATTCCTCCTTTTCGGAACCGGTTGAAGTGGCAGATGCACTGGAAAGTATTTCCTTCAAAGTCTTACCGCTGAATTTATCTTGAAGGGTTTGTGCAACAGTatctctttcaaattcaaaagattCTGTGATACAATCAATGGCGACATTTAAAGAATCAGCGCTATCTTCGGAAATTTCCTTGTTTTTGATAACAGTAGATAAAAAATCTACAATAAGGGAACCGACTTCTTTGTTGGATAATGACATTCTGGGTATTACTATCTTGCTGTTCCTTCGTATTTTTGTTCAAATGGTGGTTCATGATTGTTGGAATCAGTGGCAAATATATAGAAATGTCAAATGTTAGTTTCGGAACTTGAAAAAACTGGAACTTACCGGGTAATGACTAATGGTCACAAATAGAATACCATacaatcttcaaaaacaaaaaaaaaaaaggaaacaGTTTTCTTAACGGTTCTTTAgttctttcaaaataagCTCAAAGTTTCTTTAGGTACTAGGGTTAGTATTGGGTCTTAAGTCTTTTAGTATTTCCGATTAGTAACGATGATTCAAAGCAAAAGGTCTAGTAAAGTTCCTAAACCTAAAGcaatgaatatatatataaattgGACAAGTCCTTTCTCCTTCGTAGTTCAGTAGTGTTATTAATTAGTAATGAATTGCTCGTTTTAgtttttaattcatttttttacTTTTTACTGTCAATTTCTACAGGAAAAGTGAttagaaagaataaaacaagtaaaaagaaaataaaaataattccatGTCTTATCCCAATGATGGGGATGTTAATTTTCGGAGACAAAAATACTCAAACTCAAAAACGGCCCACTCCTCACTAGAGAAGCAAGAAACATTCTTTTTTAGCCATCTACCAACTACCACACTTACCGACAAGCAGCATACACACTTGTACACTACGTCCCGGACTGTCACTGGACTTAATATACACTATAATTAACGTGACGgagtttttctttttaatgTCTAGTGTACTCTAAAATATGAATGAGGGTTTGTCTTTGTAtacatttgaaatatagATCAAAACTTAAGTAAAATGTTCCTTCAAAACTATTTAGTTAACTGTACCATTCCCTTGCAGTTTGCTCATCAATACCATTAGAAATGGATGACTTCCAGCCAAGTGCCTTTTCAAAACCATTAATTCCCGCCCGATAGTTATCAAACACttctattaatttttctcttGTAGTTTCCACAAATGGACCATGTTGCACTACTTGCTGATCCAAGATCTTCCCACCAATAACGGCAAATTCGGTGTTATCTGATGCAGTAAAACCTCTAATGAAATTCCCATCTGTTTGGAAGAAAACTGAAGAGTGCACTTTGAATACTTCTTCGCCAATAGTAATGGCTCCCTTAGTGACATAAATGAAGGCATTAAAATCTGGAGGGATCTCTTGAGCAAATTCTGTACCTGccttatttgaaataaaataatagaaatCAATTGGTGTATACGCCAAATCTTTTACGGATTCCACATCATATGACTTACCACTAATAACTTTAacattcaaattatcattGACTTGAACCACCGGAATTGTGTCTGCCCTTAAATTTCTGTATCTTGGTTcacaatttttcaaatcagcAGGCAGATCAACCCAAAACTGTAATCCTGTGCTAACTGCACTATCATTCATGGTTACCGGCATCTCACAATGCACAATCCCCTTCCCAGCAGTCATGAATTGCAAATCACCAGGGTACAAGACACCCTTAGAACCTGTGAAATCTTCATGTGCAAGTATGCCACCTGTCACGTAAGTAATTGTCTCCTGACCATGGTGAGGATGATCGGGGAACCCCTCTGGTGGAGTCACTTTAAAGTCATCCAACATTAAGAATGGTGAAAACCTTGTCATTTGATAGGACCCCACCGATCTTCTCACAGTGGCACCATCACCTTCCGATTGTTCCTCTGCAATAAAATGTTTCAGAATCGAACGTTCCTTTTGACTCTCAGCAGTAGCACTGTCTTCATTAACCTGGTCCATTACTGTGGGTGACTTGAACTGGAAGACAACTGTAAGCACTAAAACTAGAGCAGCAATCAAGATATATTTACCTAGCGACACTGAAAAGGTTCCAGTAGGTGGAaccttcttttccaatttttcctcCTTCTTCATATTGTGATGTATCGTTTTTATATATTCAGGCAGATGCAGATCAAAAAGATTAACCCGCCAAAGTTTCTAGAACGTATCCTCGTTTACAAGTCACTCTGATCTGAGTTCTACCTCttacatatatataattttccaagagGCAAGGGTTACTTGCTTGTTGCTGGGTTAGTCAGATTTAGTGGCTTCATCTTGGTGTATTATCTATCGTTTTATCAGTTTGAAACTTAGTAAGGCTTTATTAATTTGTATGCCACGGAGAATAAAAAGGGAAACGGCTAATAAAACGGCTTAGGGTTAGCTAATGTTTAGGGCTTGTTTAAATATAGGGCTTAATTGTAAACTAGAAATAGGGTTTTGATATAACAGATGTTACCcgaatttcaattttagGCGAAAGAAAGGCAGACAAATAAGTAAATAAGGAAGCCATCAAACATTGACGTATTGAGTGAACTATTGCCAACCAATAGAGGAAGAATAGAGTAAGCGTGGGGCTATATATACTATAAAAAATGTCgtcaagaaagaaaaatattctaaaAGTTATCATCTTGGGTGATTCAGGTGTTGGTAAGACATCCTTGATGCATCGTTACgttaatgataaatattCACAACAATACAAGGCAACTATAGGTGCAGACTTCTTAACGAAAGAAGTTACGATAGATGACGATAAGGTTGCCACCATGCAAGTTTGGGATACCGCAGGACAAGAACGATTCCAATCATTGGGGGTAGCGTTCTACAGAGGTGCAGATTGCTGTGTCTTAGTGTATGATGTGACTAATGCgaaatcttttgaaaacattAAATCATGGAGAGATGAATTCTTGGTTCATGCTAATGTCTCTTCACCAGAGACTTTCCCCTTTGTTATCCTTGGTAATAAAGTGGATATCGATGAAACTAAAAAGGTCGTCAGTGCTAATGCTGCCCAAGAATTAGCCAAGTCGCTGGGAAATACACCATTGTTTATGACAAGTGCTAAGGATTCTATAAACATCGATAAtgcatttgaagaaattgctCGTAGTGCATTACAACAAAACCAAAGTGATGCTGATGcctttgatgatgatttcaaTGACGCTATAAATATTCAACTAGATGATGAACCAAATTCTTGTAGCTGTTGAAAATAACCAACATTTTTAAACCGTAAGGACCAAAAGCATTTTTAAgcaataaaataaataaagaaaggATCATCTGTAAcgttattataataatgcATGACAATCATACTCTACTTTTTAAGGCTCTACTTTAACCATCGTGCTACATACATTTCATGTTaagataatatataatCTAACCTACCTTCTATAAAATGccaatttgatatttcttatttttttttttttttttttgatttcctttattgttttacatatttatcaaattatATTTCCTAACTAATGAATTACCTCTTAAATGAGACGTTCTTCCCTCTAGTCAcattctttctcttctttggagCAGCGGGACCTTCATTTGCAGCAGAATAAGGATCAAATCTTTTCCTCTTGTtgccattattattacgTCCTCCTCTTGaatttttatcatttgtaAGAACTTTAGCAGTCTTGAAATAATCAATAATCTCCAATTCCGGTTCTTCTCTGTTCTTTGGCTTGTTCTTTATACTCTTGTTCTTATTCGTCTTTCTGAGCACAATGACTTCGTCCAAATCCTCTGGTTTCTCTATCATTTCATTGACTTGACCTTCAGCATTAGTGGCCACGGTGATCGGTGGAATGTTATCTTGATCCTGGGTTTGcttgttttcttcaataacaGGTATACAATATTCAACTTCCTCTAATTGTTTCATGGCGTCATCAAATTGTTCAGAACGTTCCTTATATTGCTCCGCAGTTGTCTGAATCTTACCATCtgcaaaatatttaattgttACATCATCAGCAAAGGAAATACCATCGAATAGATATAACTGATCATGGTTTGATAATCTTGTCTTCACAGAGTTATTAAACTTATCACTTAACAACTGGAATTTGGATTTCAAGTTCTGTAATTGGTGTATCGTTAACTTTTGTGAAAGATCATGACCTGTTTCTGGTACTACTGAAATTCCCTCTTCCGCAACATTGTTATCCAAAAATTTGTTGTCCTTCATCTTGGCAAGACAATTTTTGATAAGGTTTGCtaatatctttgaattgGATCTAACATAATCTGTGACTGAATTGCTCACTGAAACAACACCAGGTGCATCAATCGGAGTGTACGCTACCAATGATACTAATAACTGATTGGGCATTACGAATCTTGGCGATTCATCATCTCTTCTAGCAATCTTATCTCTCCATTGGTACAACTCTTTCAAAAGAGGCTCCTTCTGTGGGGGAATATTATATTGGAACATGATAGTTTTCCATGGatcatccttttcaatagGAGAATAAACTAACCCATTCGTTTGTAGCACTTTAGGTCTAAAGCTGgaatattcaaatcttctCTTGGCAACATTTCTGGATTCTTTTAACACGCCGGCTAActtattttgttcaattaGAGAATTTCTCATTTGATCAAAAATGTTTAATAAGAAATGCGTATCTGCTCTTGCGTACGCGTGCATTGCCTTCGAGAGTGGTCTAATTCTCCAATCTGCTAGTTGGTATTTCTTGGAAGTCTTGAATTGAGCAAACTTTTCTAATAAATATGCTAAACTATGTTTGGGCAAGCCCATGGCTCTTGATGCGTGAAAGGTATCAAATAATCCCACCACATAAAGACCTAAATCTCTTTGTAACCAAATTATATCCATGAATGCACCATGGAATACCTTTGTAATCATGGGATTAGCGAAAACgttattcaatatttgtaaATCCTCACGTAATGCTAATGTATCtatcaaataatcattCTTCCTCGTACTTATTTGCATGAGACACGTAATACCGTAATATGTTCTATAGTCGTGATGCTCCAAATCCACGGCAATTTCCGTAGAGGCTTCCAAATCGGGCATTATAGATTGTAGTTGAGATACTGTGTCCACCCAAATTGGTTCATTATCTGTCCACGAGGTAGAGGGTATTGGGTCCTTCTTCTGtaatattaaatcattatattcttgGTGATCAATCTCATATTCGTACGGTTGTGGGTAATGCATTGGAGACGTTTCATCTTCAGGAATCATTTGCATAGACTCCTCCAGGGGCTTTAGTGCAAAGggtttttctttcaatagtGGGATGAAAGGATGTGATTCTGTATTATCAATAGGAGTAGTAAATTTCAATTGTGgcttcaatatttgtttccCAGGTGTCAAATCTCTGCCCGAGAACTCATCAATATATTGCATACCGGATTGCCCATTACTACCACCGTGTCCACGAGTTATAATATCTATAGACCTATctgatttttcaaatagaTTATCCATCAAATTACCAAAATCCTTCCATATATCTTCTAAGTTCTCCTTTGTTCCATCCACTTGCTCTgaattttcatcaatggataACAGAACACTGTTAATCATGTCAGCTATTTGGTTAGAGGACTGTTCTAATGAATGAGCAATATCCTTATCTATACTCCTGTAAAAATCGACATCTTGAGCGGCCAGCGCCGACGCAGCTCTAACTGTGTTTACCACCTTAGGAAGTAAAGTCTTTTCCTGTTCTTGTGACTGCTCAGACATGGTTATTTCAATAGTGAACTTTCAATGTGTTTGTCAAACAGTATGGCTGGTAATTCACATATAATATTCTATAGAGGAAAAGTAGTGAAGTTGAAGCTCATCGcagaaaaattttcaattcattaccCGAAGATTACGTCTTCGCTATTTTAGTAAATGACTAGAATGAACCACGGGTACTAATATTTGATAAGAAGGTTGGCATAGCCATTGGAAGCAACTTCTAGATAATTGCTTGCCGTACTATAGTAAAACTGGGTGCTTACTGGTTAATTGGCTTGAGAAACTATTTTATTCCAGGGAAATTTCAGGTAAATAGTACCGGAACTCCGAGCTTCATTTCGACGACCCTAGTACTTTAAAATTGAGATCGCAGAAACATCTAGCTACTACTACACTGCTGCAATAATATAAtacttttgaaagaaaatgcaGAACTCcaatttgaacaatttgaaCCATTTTGAAGGGTTTATGCCCATTCATACTATCTTCTATTCAATTTTCCATCCTACTGAAGGTACCAAAGTTTGCTATGAGTTTCCCCCAAAGAACCTCTCCAATTTCCATATTAATTTTGACACGATTAAGAACTATATTATACCCAAAAACCAGCTATGTAACAGGTTATTGACGTTCAAATACGAAAATTATAGAATTGTGTCTTATCCGATCACGATAAATGCACCATATTATGCTAGAAACTTCTttagtttcaattttgtctttgtaTTTCCCTATGAATGCGAAACGTCTCCTTATGAACCTTCCATTGCACGTCTAGGTAAAATGTTTAAGATTCTGGAGGAACAAAGtcaaatattatcaaaggCTGAAAATGATCccatttattttaaatcTGATTACGTACCCACCGAACCAACTACTACTATAATACCACAGATATCACCATCACATAGGAATAAACGAAATAATGACCATAATGACAATAACGATGGTAGTCGGTTCGAAACAGATTTCTTTGgtgaggaagaagatggtgtGACAAAATTTTCCGTGCaagatttaataatgaGGATATATCAAGATCTGAATAATTACTCGGAGTGTCTAATACCCATTGACAAGGGTAACGATATAAACATCAAGGTATTCCCCTTACTAAAACCTCCACCGAACCACTTAATATCTTTGGAGGATGTTCCTATGTctctaataaatttgaataacGTTATTGATGTCAATTGGGATCCAACAATGCTAAACATTGTGCCTTATATTAATGGTGTAAACGACATATCTAAAATTGCTAAATTGACAAAAGCCGATCCATTATTGGTCATCGAATGCATAAAGCATTTAGTATATTATAATTGCGTAATAATAACAGATATTTTCCAGTTTTCAAACGTATATGCTCCAACAAGTTTAATTTGCAGCTTTCTTACAGATCAAGAAATGGCTACTCAATGTCAAAACTACGTCGTACTCCCAATTGGGTCGAAATTATCACA
The sequence above is a segment of the Naumovozyma castellii chromosome 8, complete genome genome. Coding sequences within it:
- the NPR2 gene encoding nitrogen permease regulating protein NPR2 (ancestral locus Anc_6.17), which encodes MQNSNLNNLNHFEGFMPIHTIFYSIFHPTEGTKVCYEFPPKNLSNFHINFDTIKNYIIPKNQLCNRLLTFKYENYRIVSYPITINAPYYARNFFSFNFVFVFPYECETSPYEPSIARLGKMFKILEEQSQILSKAENDPIYFKSDYVPTEPTTTIIPQISPSHRNKRNNDHNDNNDGSRFETDFFGEEEDGVTKFSVQDLIMRIYQDLNNYSECLIPIDKGNDINIKVFPLLKPPPNHLISLEDVPMSLINLNNVIDVNWDPTMLNIVPYINGVNDISKIAKLTKADPLLVIECIKHLVYYNCVIITDIFQFSNVYAPTSLICSFLTDQEMATQCQNYVVLPIGSKLSHLPFENNGNKQPSTPKHSRTTSLSSSMSGSVNSHEHSYMDTIQKSETSLSLSSTDPNNPHFELAHLPTKACLFDLYRSLSYGVTLRSWYQSNATIITENNVDVRKFIKFGIIRGLIYRCHSYPIPQRPSNEGIQRIERLNDIDAHRLQIRSSGSAARSNSGSGSGSSASPSSINVDGADELLKNVYKKLERHSKVSFMDKEKNESMKTDEKGRPSTMTKEERSVLLKSIESLENLDKICVKLGKSRQQVERWLDELGNYKIITC
- the SGT2 gene encoding Sgt2p (ancestral locus Anc_6.21), with protein sequence MSLSNKEVGSLIVDFLSTVIKNKEISEDSADSLNVAIDCITESFEFERDTVAQTLQDKFSGKTLKEILSSASATSTGSEKEESVKVNIPVEDAEIKATAESFKLEGNKAMAAKDYRLAIEKYSEAIKTLPTNVIYYANRAAAYSSVKEYDNAIKDAEKAIEIDPAYSKGYSRLAFAKYALNKPEEALEYYKKVLDMEGDKATPAMKRDFEMAKNRVESSMNLEKSSTTTPEPSRSAGQQPANPFAGSGMPDMSSLFGNGGGMGGLSSFLNNPQVMQAAQQMMSDPNSMQKMQEMMQNPNLREMAQNLASGDANLDDLMNNPSVKDMANNLFGPNGAPK
- the NCAS0H00840 gene encoding pirin family protein (ancestral locus Anc_6.24), whose translation is MKKEEKLEKKVPPTGTFSVSLGKYILIAALVLVLTVVFQFKSPTVMDQVNEDSATAESQKERSILKHFIAEEQSEGDGATVRRSVGSYQMTRFSPFLMLDDFKVTPPEGFPDHPHHGQETITYVTGGILAHEDFTGSKGVLYPGDLQFMTAGKGIVHCEMPVTMNDSAVSTGLQFWVDLPADLKNCEPRYRNLRADTIPVVQVNDNLNVKVISGKSYDVESVKDLAYTPIDFYYFISNKAGTEFAQEIPPDFNAFIYVTKGAITIGEEVFKVHSSVFFQTDGNFIRGFTASDNTEFAVIGGKILDQQVVQHGPFVETTREKLIEVFDNYRAGINGFEKALGWKSSISNGIDEQTAREWYS
- the RRP6 gene encoding exosome nuclease subunit RRP6 (ancestral locus Anc_6.25), producing the protein MSEQSQEQEKTLLPKVVNTVRAASALAAQDVDFYRSIDKDIAHSLEQSSNQIADMINSVLLSIDENSEQVDGTKENLEDIWKDFGNLMDNLFEKSDRSIDIITRGHGGSNGQSGMQYIDEFSGRDLTPGKQILKPQLKFTTPIDNTESHPFIPLLKEKPFALKPLEESMQMIPEDETSPMHYPQPYEYEIDHQEYNDLILQKKDPIPSTSWTDNEPIWVDTVSQLQSIMPDLEASTEIAVDLEHHDYRTYYGITCLMQISTRKNDYLIDTLALREDLQILNNVFANPMITKVFHGAFMDIIWLQRDLGLYVVGLFDTFHASRAMGLPKHSLAYLLEKFAQFKTSKKYQLADWRIRPLSKAMHAYARADTHFLLNIFDQMRNSLIEQNKLAGVLKESRNVAKRRFEYSSFRPKVLQTNGLVYSPIEKDDPWKTIMFQYNIPPQKEPLLKELYQWRDKIARRDDESPRFVMPNQLLVSLVAYTPIDAPGVVSVSNSVTDYVRSNSKILANLIKNCLAKMKDNKFLDNNVAEEGISVVPETGHDLSQKLTIHQLQNLKSKFQLLSDKFNNSVKTRLSNHDQLYLFDGISFADDVTIKYFADGKIQTTAEQYKERSEQFDDAMKQLEEVEYCIPVIEENKQTQDQDNIPPITVATNAEGQVNEMIEKPEDLDEVIVLRKTNKNKSIKNKPKNREEPELEIIDYFKTAKVLTNDKNSRGGRNNNGNKRKRFDPYSAANEGPAAPKKRKNVTRGKNVSFKR